In one Fusarium keratoplasticum isolate Fu6.1 chromosome 5, whole genome shotgun sequence genomic region, the following are encoded:
- a CDS encoding NMO domain-containing protein — protein MSPSKLMNRFPWAKSPLISNGPMLGAASAQLATEVTKAGGFGFLPSTADLSPNSAHIKTLSSDLEEARTLLGADQPADGPLRVGTSFITGHQSIGHFTETALPLLAKHRPAAVWLFAPDGDVKPHRSIIAALKGLDVPPVVFVQVGNVAAAREAVLDGADVLVTQGVDAGGHQFRQGAGIVSFVPEVRTMLENEFGDKDISIVAAGGIADGRGVAGALALGAEGVVMGTRFTVATESIYPQFRKDIVLGAVDGGVSTLKSPFNDRINNSTLWGPLYDGRAIIGPIHNKFITGASLEECQRSLKEDYSQEDASRIINTWAGTGVGLINKAQPAGEIVREVREEAKVALQRAAGLV, from the exons GCCCAGCTGGCGACCGAGGTAACCAAAGCCGGCGGTTTCG GCTTTCTCCCATCGACGGCTGACCTCTCACCCAACTCGGCGCACATCAAGACCCTCTCCAGCGATCTCGAAGAGGCCCGCACCCTGCTCGGCGCCGACCAACCGGCGGACGGCCCGCTCCGGGTCGGAACCAGCTTCATCACGGGACACCAGTCCATCGGCCATTTCACCGAGACGGCGCTGCCCCTCCTGGCCAAGCACCGGCCCGCCGCGGTTTGGCTGTTTGCGCCGGACGGTGACGTCAAGCCGCACCGTAGCATCATCGCCGCGCTCAAGGGCCTGGACGTGCCCCCCGTAGTGTTTGTCCAGGTCGGCAATGTCGCGGCGGCCCGGGAGGCGGTGCTTGACGGCGCTGATGTCCTCGTGACTCAAGGTGTTGATGCTGGTGGCCACCAGTTTCGTCAGGGTGCGGGTATCGTGAGCTTCGTGCCCGAAGTGAGAACTATGCTGGAGAATGAGTTTGGGGATAAAGATATCAGCATCGTGGCTGCTGGAGGCATTGCCGATGGGCGAGGTGTTGCCGGTGCCTTGGCCCTGG GCGCTGAGGGAGTCGTGATGGGAACAAGA TTCACTGTCGCGACCGAATCCATCTATCCCCAGTTCCGAAAGGACATTGTCCTCGGTGCCGTTGATGGTGGAGTGTCCACGCTTAA GTCACCTTTCAACGACCGGATTAATAACAGCACCCTCTGGGGACCTCTATACGACGGCCGTGCCATCATCGGGCCTATCCACAACAAGTTCATTACTGGCGCATCTCTCGAGGAATGTCAGCGGAGCCTCAAGGAGGACTACTCACAGGAGGATGCTAGCCGAATCATTAACACCTGGGC GGGAACCGGCGTTGGTCTTATCAACAAGGCCCAGCCGGCTGGTGAGATTGTGCGCGAGGTCCGggaagaggccaaggtcgcGCTTCAGAGAGCGGCTGGTCTCGTCTGA
- a CDS encoding SCP2 domain-containing protein, whose protein sequence is MSLKNDNFPSSAAFDAINAAINASDADRADAIKQGNGVYAFVLKNASGEEASWHIDLKKTGAVGTGVGAKPDVTLSLSEENFGKLVEGKANAQRLFMGGKLKVKGNVMKATKLDPVLKKAQTKAKL, encoded by the exons ATGTCTCTCAAGAACG ACAACTTCCCTTCCTCGGCCGCTTTTGACGCCATCAACGCCGCCATCAATGCCAGCGACGCCGACCGCGCGGACGCCATCAAGCAGGGCAACGGCGTGTACGCCTTCGTCCTCAAGAACGCGAGCGGCGAGGAGGCTAGCTGGCACATCGACCTCAAGAAGACGGGTGCTGTCGGCACCGGAGTTGGCGCCAAGCCTGATG TCACACTGAGCCTCTCAGAGGAGAACTTTggcaagctcgtcgagggcaaggccaatgcCCAGCGCCTCTTCATGggcggcaagctcaaggtcaagggcaaCGTCATGAAGGCGACCAAGCTGGACCCCGTGCTGAAGAAGGCCCAGACAAAGGCCAAGCTGTAA